One segment of Desulfocurvus vexinensis DSM 17965 DNA contains the following:
- a CDS encoding long-chain-fatty-acid--CoA ligase: MTDFPRPWMDHYDREVDPHITYENIPIFGYLDRAADNFPKRKAIIFRNWSMSYRKLREQSEVIAANLRHLGLQPGERISIMLPNLPQTILSYWGALKSGAVVVMTNPLYMEKELIHQINDAGCRFMIVLDHLWPKIKSVQDRLPGVEKFIVTSISDCLALPLNLLYKIKAKKENLFTDVPVDGSRVVRWKPLTKGDERISRPPADPRKDLALLQYTGGTTGISKGVMITHRNMTANVQQCHAILHTLGREHQSFLDILPFFHIYGLTVGLNLPTSIGATMLPVPRFVPQDLIKVIKATKPTIFPGAPAVYAAILHQKNIDPADFKSLKVCVSGSAPIPVETMREFTRLTESEIVEGYGLTEASPATHFNPLTGVKKPGSIGLPLPGTDSRIVDMDVGQINMPPGKKGELIVRGPQVMSGYWQRPDETANVLRNGWLYTGDIATMDEEGYFTIVDRKKDLIISSGYNIYPREIDEVLHEHPKIKDAVAVGIPHASRGEIVKVYVVLHEGQEMTKSEVIAWCRQKLAKYKLPRQVEFRTELPKTMVGKVLRRALRAEEAEKAEARAARRAARKAAGLPAGAADDEPTDDNTESSDLD; the protein is encoded by the coding sequence ATGACGGACTTTCCGCGCCCCTGGATGGATCACTACGACCGCGAGGTCGATCCGCACATCACCTACGAGAACATCCCCATCTTCGGGTACCTGGACCGCGCGGCGGACAACTTCCCCAAGCGCAAGGCCATCATCTTCCGCAACTGGTCCATGTCCTACCGCAAGCTGCGCGAGCAGTCCGAGGTCATCGCGGCCAACCTGCGCCACCTGGGGCTGCAACCCGGCGAACGCATCTCCATCATGCTGCCCAACTTGCCCCAGACCATCCTGTCCTACTGGGGCGCGCTGAAATCCGGGGCCGTGGTGGTGATGACCAACCCGCTGTACATGGAAAAGGAGTTGATCCACCAGATCAACGACGCGGGCTGCCGCTTCATGATCGTGCTCGACCACCTCTGGCCGAAGATCAAATCCGTGCAGGACCGGCTGCCCGGGGTGGAGAAGTTCATCGTCACCTCCATCTCCGACTGCCTGGCCCTGCCGCTCAACCTGCTCTACAAGATCAAGGCGAAGAAGGAGAACCTGTTCACCGACGTGCCGGTGGACGGCTCGCGCGTGGTGCGCTGGAAGCCGCTGACCAAGGGCGACGAGCGCATCAGCCGCCCCCCGGCGGACCCGCGCAAGGATCTCGCCCTGCTGCAATACACCGGCGGCACCACGGGCATCTCCAAGGGCGTGATGATCACCCACCGCAACATGACGGCCAACGTCCAGCAGTGCCACGCCATCCTGCACACCCTGGGCCGCGAGCACCAAAGCTTCCTGGACATCCTGCCCTTCTTCCACATCTACGGCCTGACCGTGGGCCTGAACCTGCCCACCAGCATCGGCGCCACCATGCTGCCCGTGCCGCGCTTCGTGCCCCAGGACCTCATCAAGGTCATCAAGGCCACCAAGCCGACCATCTTCCCGGGCGCCCCGGCGGTGTACGCGGCCATCCTGCACCAGAAGAACATCGACCCGGCGGACTTCAAGTCCCTCAAGGTCTGCGTGTCGGGCTCGGCGCCCATTCCGGTGGAAACCATGCGCGAGTTCACCCGGCTCACCGAGTCGGAGATCGTCGAGGGCTACGGGCTGACCGAGGCCTCGCCCGCCACGCACTTCAACCCGCTCACGGGCGTGAAGAAGCCCGGGTCCATCGGCCTGCCCCTGCCCGGAACCGACAGCCGCATCGTGGACATGGACGTGGGCCAGATCAACATGCCCCCGGGCAAGAAGGGCGAGCTCATCGTGCGCGGGCCGCAGGTCATGTCCGGCTACTGGCAGCGCCCCGACGAAACGGCCAACGTGCTGCGCAACGGCTGGCTCTACACCGGCGACATCGCCACCATGGACGAGGAAGGCTACTTCACCATCGTGGACCGCAAGAAGGACCTGATCATCTCCAGCGGGTACAACATCTACCCGCGCGAGATCGACGAGGTGCTCCACGAGCACCCCAAGATCAAGGACGCCGTGGCCGTGGGCATCCCCCACGCCTCGCGTGGGGAGATCGTCAAGGTCTACGTGGTGCTGCACGAGGGCCAGGAGATGACCAAGAGCGAGGTCATCGCCTGGTGCCGCCAGAAGCTGGCCAAGTACAAGCTGCCCCGGCAGGTGGAGTTCCGCACCGAGCTGCCCAAGACCATGGTCGGCAAGGTGCTGCGCCGGGCCCTGCGCGCCGAGGAGGCCGAAAAGGCCGAGGCCCGCGCGGCGCGCCGCGCGGCGCGCAAGGCCGCCGGCCTGCCCGCCGGTGCTGCGGACGACGAGCCCACCGACGACAACACGGAGAGCTCGGACCTGGACTAG
- a CDS encoding FMN-dependent NADH-azoreductase, with the protein MNRLLYLKASPRGSRSHSVAVADAFVEQWKAVNPGAEVVVRNLFEMDLPPFDGDRIMAKYNILHGRGHSLDEKQAWGEIEAIINDFKSFDRYAFAVPMWNFSVPYRLKQYFDILVQPGYTVGMNEKGYFGMLEGKKAFVAYSSGGIYPEGNPVETWDYQSTWLRMILGFIGISDVVSATTNGMLMEGRDARRSDAIVRAAELARGF; encoded by the coding sequence ATGAACAGGCTGTTGTATCTCAAGGCGTCCCCGCGCGGGTCGCGTTCGCATTCCGTGGCCGTGGCCGACGCCTTCGTCGAGCAGTGGAAGGCCGTGAACCCCGGGGCCGAGGTGGTGGTCCGCAACCTCTTCGAGATGGACCTGCCGCCCTTTGACGGCGACCGGATCATGGCCAAGTACAATATCCTGCATGGCCGGGGCCATTCCCTGGACGAGAAGCAGGCCTGGGGCGAGATCGAGGCGATCATCAACGACTTCAAGTCGTTCGACCGCTACGCCTTCGCCGTGCCCATGTGGAACTTCAGCGTGCCCTACCGCCTGAAGCAGTACTTCGATATCCTCGTGCAGCCCGGCTACACCGTGGGCATGAACGAGAAGGGCTACTTCGGGATGCTCGAAGGCAAGAAGGCCTTCGTGGCCTACTCCAGCGGCGGCATCTACCCCGAGGGCAACCCGGTGGAGACCTGGGACTACCAGTCCACCTGGCTGCGCATGATCCTGGGCTTCATCGGCATCTCCGACGTGGTCAGCGCGACGACCAACGGCATGCTCATGGAGGGCCGCGACGCGCGCCGCTCCGACGCCATTGTCCGCGCGGCGGAGCTGGCCCGGGGGTTCTAG
- the dxs gene encoding 1-deoxy-D-xylulose-5-phosphate synthase produces the protein MDKTLPQTPILPRIARPRDVQALTSAELAALAAELRARIIETVAANGGHLAPSLGVVELTLALLKVFDPDQDRIVWDVGHQAYGYKLLTGRAERFGTLRTLGGLSGFPKMSESPYDHFGVGHSSTSISAALGMAMARDLRGEDRKVVAVIGDGSMTAGLAFEGLNQAGGMGSDMVVVLNDNEMSISRNVGALSQFISKSITKRWVVRFKKDVEALLKQVPKIGSDLADYARKSEEAFKHFFTPGILFEAFRFNYLGPFDGHNVDGLVDVFRHVHDLEGPVLVHVLTTKGRGYQPAESNPTYFHGVGCFEPETGAALKFGPCALPSYTEVFGRTLLRLAEADERVVAITAAMPEGTGLSPFAEQMPDRFVDVGICEQHAVTFAAGLATQGFRPVVAIYSTFMQRSYDQIVHDVCLQNLPVTLCLDRGGLVGEDGPTHHGAFDLSFLRHVPNLTFMVPADEAELARMLVTALGHDGPVALRYPRGVGIGAALDDEPRPLALGRGKLLREGADALVLAIGSRVHPALEAAREIEAETGRQVAVFNARFVRPLPVEQIAALAAGTTRVLTVEENALAGGFGSAVLEALADRDLLAGRTVRRLGLPDAFVEHGKQKELRARLGIDRAGIKAALLELLGV, from the coding sequence ATGGACAAGACACTTCCGCAGACGCCCATCCTGCCGCGCATCGCGCGGCCCAGGGACGTGCAGGCCCTGACTTCCGCCGAGCTGGCCGCCCTGGCGGCGGAGCTGCGCGCGCGCATCATCGAGACCGTGGCCGCCAACGGCGGGCACCTGGCCCCCTCGCTGGGGGTCGTGGAGCTGACCCTGGCCCTGCTCAAGGTCTTCGACCCCGACCAGGACAGGATCGTGTGGGACGTGGGCCACCAGGCCTACGGCTACAAGCTGCTCACGGGCCGGGCCGAGCGCTTCGGCACCCTGCGCACCCTGGGCGGATTGAGCGGTTTCCCCAAGATGAGCGAGAGCCCCTACGACCATTTCGGCGTGGGCCATTCGTCCACGTCCATCTCCGCTGCCCTGGGCATGGCCATGGCCCGCGACCTGCGCGGCGAGGACCGCAAGGTCGTGGCCGTCATCGGCGACGGTTCCATGACCGCCGGGCTGGCCTTCGAGGGCTTGAACCAGGCCGGGGGCATGGGCAGCGACATGGTCGTGGTGCTCAACGACAACGAGATGTCCATCTCGCGCAACGTGGGCGCCCTGTCGCAGTTCATCTCCAAGAGCATCACCAAGCGCTGGGTGGTGCGCTTCAAGAAGGACGTGGAGGCCCTGCTCAAGCAGGTGCCCAAGATCGGCAGCGACCTGGCCGACTACGCGCGCAAGTCCGAGGAGGCCTTCAAGCACTTCTTCACCCCGGGCATCCTCTTCGAGGCCTTCCGCTTCAACTACCTGGGCCCCTTCGACGGCCACAACGTGGACGGGCTGGTGGACGTGTTCCGCCATGTCCACGACCTGGAAGGCCCGGTGCTGGTGCATGTGCTGACCACCAAGGGCCGGGGCTACCAGCCCGCCGAGTCCAACCCGACCTACTTCCACGGCGTGGGCTGCTTCGAGCCCGAGACGGGCGCGGCCCTGAAGTTCGGCCCCTGCGCGCTGCCCTCGTACACCGAGGTCTTCGGCAGAACGCTGCTGCGCCTGGCCGAGGCCGACGAGCGCGTGGTGGCCATCACCGCCGCCATGCCCGAGGGCACGGGGCTGTCGCCCTTCGCCGAGCAGATGCCCGACCGTTTCGTGGACGTGGGCATCTGCGAGCAGCACGCCGTGACCTTCGCCGCCGGGCTGGCCACCCAGGGCTTCCGGCCCGTGGTGGCCATCTATTCGACCTTCATGCAGCGCTCCTACGACCAGATCGTGCACGACGTGTGCCTGCAGAACCTGCCCGTGACCCTGTGCCTGGACCGCGGCGGGCTGGTGGGCGAGGACGGGCCGACGCACCACGGGGCCTTCGACCTGAGCTTTTTGCGTCATGTCCCCAACCTGACCTTCATGGTCCCGGCGGACGAGGCCGAGCTGGCGCGGATGCTGGTCACGGCGCTGGGGCACGACGGGCCGGTGGCCCTGCGCTACCCGCGCGGGGTGGGCATCGGCGCGGCCCTGGACGACGAGCCCAGGCCCCTGGCCCTGGGCCGGGGCAAGCTGCTGCGCGAGGGCGCCGACGCCCTGGTGCTGGCCATCGGCAGCCGGGTCCACCCGGCCCTGGAGGCCGCGCGCGAGATCGAGGCCGAGACCGGGCGCCAGGTGGCGGTGTTCAACGCGCGCTTCGTGCGCCCGCTGCCCGTGGAGCAGATCGCCGCCCTGGCGGCAGGCACCACCCGGGTGCTCACGGTGGAGGAGAACGCCCTGGCGGGCGGCTTCGGCTCGGCGGTGCTGGAGGCCCTGGCCGACCGCGACCTGCTGGCCGGGCGCACCGTGCGCCGCCTGGGCCTGCCCGATGCCTTCGTGGAGCACGGCAAGCAGAAGGAGTTGCGCGCGCGCCTGGGCATCGACCGCGCGGGCATCAAGGCCGCGCTGCTGGAGTTGCTCGGGGTGTAG